Genomic segment of Umezawaea sp. Da 62-37:
TGGCGCGCTCGCCGGAGGCGATCACGGTGCGACCGCGCAGCCGTTCGAACGGCACGTCCCACAGCCACGACAGGTCGCGGCCGTCGGCCTCGTTGGCGTTGATCACGAGCACGGCCGGGTGGTCGGACTCCTTGACCACGGTCAGCGTCTCGCTCCAGCCCGCCGGGTTCTTCGACAGCAGCAGCCGGGCGGTGTGCCCGCTGCGCTGGATCGTCCGGTACCGGCCCGCCACGTTGGACACACCGCGGAGCCGTCGGACGGCCTCCTCGATCTGCACGCCGAGCGCCGCGGCGGCGGCCGTGGCCATCACCGCGTTGGCCTGGTTGAACTTGCCGGGCAGCCGCAGCGACAGGGCGACCTTGCTCGCGTTGGGCGCGATCAGGAACCCGTCGGTGGTCACCCAGTCCGGCTTGGGCCTGGCCAGGTCGCACGTGCTGCACTGCCAGTGCTCGCCCTGCCAGCGGATCGGCTCGCCGCACCTCGGGCACGAGGCCGAGTCGTGGTGCCAGCCGGTGCCGGTGGCGACCCACACGACGCGGTGGGCGTCCTTGGCCGCCGACGTCACCATGATGTCGTCGCAGTTGGCGATCACCGTGCACCCGCGCAGCCTGGAGATCGTGTCGCGCAGGGAGCGCTCGATGGTGCGCACCTCACCGACCCGGTCGAGCTGGTCGCGGCTGAGGTTCAGCAGCACCACGACGTCCGGCTGGGCGGCCGCGGCGACGGCGGGGAAGTACCCCTCGTCGACCTCCAGCACCGCGTACGGCGCGTCGGGCTGCTTGCTCAGCGCGGTCACGTGCCCGTCGGGCATGTTGGCGCCGCTGTGGTTGGTGGCCACCTCGCCCAGCGCCGTGACGGCACGGCTGAGCATCATCGTGCTGGTGGTCTTGCCGTTGGTGCCGGTCACCAGGGCGACGCGTCTGCCGGTCGTCAGGCGCCGGAGCGCCTGCGGATCCAGCTTCAACGCGACCCGGCCGCCGATCATGCCGCCTGCGCCGAGCCCCATCTTCTGGGACAGCTTCGAACTCATGTTGCCCAAGCGCACGGCAGCCGCGGTCCGCAAAGGCAGACGGGCTGGGGAGGCTGGATCTTCATTGCTGTTGTTAGGCAAGCGACTTCCTGCATTTGGAACGGGCGCGCCCCTGGTCACGGCCGGGAGTCTAGCGGGACGCCCGGCTACCTCCGCGCGGTCCCGCCCAGATCGCGCAGCGCCCTGATGAGTTCGACCGTGCTGAGCTGGCACAACTGGGCCATGTACTCGAGCGCGGGCAGATCCAGGTGCACCTGCGGGCTCTGCCCCATCGGCAGCGCCTGGAGCCTGCCCTGCGCCCACCGCCGCAACGGCTGGAGCTCCGGCCGCTCGTCGGCGACCACCGCCACGAGGTTCAGCGAGAGGTGCCCGGTGGGGGTGTCGCCGAACACGCGCTCGTGCACGCGCGCCAGCACCTCGTGCGCCGGCACGGCCAGCGCGGCGCAGATCTCGACCAGGCGCACGACGGACACCTGCCGCGTGCCGAGTTCGTACGTCGCCAGCGTCTGCAGCGAGATCTCGCTCTGCAGCCTGCTGTTCAACTCCTTGCGGGTCCATCCGCGCTGCTTGCGAAGGCTGCGGAGCTCATCGCCGAGCACGCGCTGGTAGGCCGCTGTGTCGATCTGCACCGTCACTTCCTCCACCTGATCCACGTGGGGTGTTCGGCCCCAACGCAGAGGAAAGGCGGGAAAGGTGGGTTGATTACGCGACTTGCCCTGATTATCGCCCGATCGGGCTAATCGAGTAGTACTGTGAGTAGTCCTTTACCGTGTCAGAGCCGCGGTGACACCCAGTTCGACCGGCCCGAGGAACTGCGGATCCGGCTGCGCCACGAGCGCGTCCCACATCGCCTTGCCGCTGGCCAGCGACTCCCGGAACCACCCGTAGGACGTGCCCCTGGTGTAGTCGCCGAACGTGTCGTGCCCCACACCGAACGCCTCGAGCCCAGCCGCCCGGCACAACGCCACAGCCCTCGGCAGGTGGAACTCCTGCGTCACCACTGTGAGTTTTTCGACCCCGAAGATCCTCCGCGCCCGCGCACACGAATCCCACGTGTCCACCCCCGCGTAATCCGCCACCACGGCCTCACGAGGCACACCCCTGCCCACCAGGTACGCCCGCATCGCCCCCGGCTCGTCGTAGTCGTCGCGACTGTTGTCACCACTCACCAGCAACACCGACACCTTGCCCCTGGCGTACAGATCAGCCGCCACGTCAAGCCGCCCAGCGAGGAACGGCGTCGGCTCCCCCTCACCGGTCAGCCCGGCCCCCAGCACAAGCGCCACGGGCACCTCAGGCACCTCCGAGGCCTCGTACCGGTACGGCGCACTGGACACCAACACCCACGCGAACGGCACGAACCCCACCCCGACCAGCAGCCCACCCACCACCAGCACCCGCCGCCACCGCAGCCGCACCCACGTCAAAACCCCGCCGACCCACTTCAACAACCCCCGCACGACCGCCCCCTCGCTCCCCAGGACCGCAAACGCGGCTCCCGGCGCCAGCAAGGACGTCCAACCACCCACGCCGGTTGGCCGGCCGCACAAGCCCAATACGGGTCAAAGTCAAAGCCGAAGCCAGTGCTCATCCAAGAGCGCACCCCAGGATGGATCAGGCGCAACCCCACACCTCACACCGGCGCAGCCGCCCCCTCGCATCCGGCGCGGAGCGCCCGCCGCTCTGCCGATGCGCAGCAAGGTGCCCTACCGACGCGCAGCGAGGTGCCCTAGGTCAGGCGGAGCCTGATGCCCTTCGAACCCAGCCCGATCATGGCGGAGCCAGACCTCCCCCTGCCCCCGATACACAGCGCCCTCCTGCCGCACCCCTGTTTGTCAAGGCATCTTTCCCGCCTTGACAAACAGGGGTGCGGCATTGAGACAATCGCGCGCATGGGGGCCGGGCTCCCCCATCCCCCACCCCCACCAACCCACCTAATTCACACAACGAACCCCATCGGCGGTGATCGGCGCCTCGGCCGACGGCTGCTGCTCCCGAACCCCGTCCAACCCGACCCCACCCCCACCGACAAGCCCCTGAGCCCCTGGCCCCGCGTAATCCGACCCCACGAACACCCGCACATGCCCCACCTGGATGTCGTTGTCCTGCTCCACCTCGACCCCACCCAGGATCTTCGCCACCGCAGCGGCCCCCTCGTCCCCACCCTTCCCGTACTTCACCGAGGAAGCCGAGGCGTTCACCTCCGCATTGGCCGCGTCCCCGCTGACGAACCCCTTGGCTGTCAACGACTCCAGCACCTGCGCCGCCAACCCCGGCACCCCCGACGCGTTCCTCACCTCAACGGTCACACTCGCGTTGTCGAACGGCTTCGAAGGAGTGGAAGGAGCACTCGACGCCCCAGGCTCCTCCGTCAACCCCTTCACGAACTTCTTCACCGCCGCCTCGTCGATCTCGATGGCCTGCCCGTCCTCCGGCGTCTCCAGCTCCGGATCCCCGGTGGGAATCGTCTGGAACTCCATCGCTCCACCGGACAGGCTCTTCATCTGGTTCGCGAAGTTCAGGATGTCCCAGTCCTTGTCCAGCACGATCGACTTCGTCACCGCGTTGATCAGGTTCGTGGTCTTCGTCTGGTCCGACAGCACCCCGGCGGACAGCATCTTCTTCGCCAGCCCCGCCATGAACACCTGCTGCCGCACCACCCGGTCGAGGTCGCCGCGCAGCAGCCCGTGCCGTTGCCGGACGAACGCCAGCGCGGCCTTGCCCTCGATGGTCTGCTGGCCCGCGGCGAAGTCCGCTCCGGAGAAGTCGTCCTGGGTGGCCTCGTTGAGGCACACGTCCACGCCTCCGACGGCCTTGGTGATGTCGTAGAACCCGACGAGGTTGATCTCGGCGTAGTGGTCGATCGTGACGCCGGTCAGGTCCTGGATGGTCGCGATCAGGTTCTTCGCGCCTTCCTTCTTCGACTCCAGCTCGATCTCGGCCGGGTCGAGGCCGCCCTTGTTGGTCAGCTCGGCCGCCGAGTCGTTCTTGCCGTAGGCGAACGCCGAGTTGATCTTGTGCCGCCCGTAGCCGTTCGCGATCTTCACGTAGGAGTCGCGCGGGAACGACATCGCGACGGCCTTCTTCCCGTCGTTCGGGATGTGCATCAGGATCAGCGTGTCGGTGTTCAGGCCGCCGTCGTCGCTGCCGCCCGCCTGGAGCTCGTCCAGGATCTGCTGCGGCAGCGGGTTGCCCTTGGCGTCGGTGCGGCTGTCCATGCCGACCATCAGGATGTCGATCGCGCCGTCGGCGGGCTTCTCGCCGCCCGCGCCCGCGTTGATCACGTCCGTGGTCGTCAGGTTGTCGGTGAACGACTTGAGGTTCTGCCACGCGTACCCGGTGCCCAGCAGGACCGCCACGGACAGCAGCGACACCACCGACCGGCGCGCGATGGACCCGCCGCTCGCGGCGGGCTGCCGGGGCGGGACCCGCCTGCTCGGGCTCTCCAGGCGCTCGGGGACGGCCTTGGGGCGCTCGGAGGGCGGCCGGACCGCGCGGGCGGGCGCGACGCGCTCGGTGGGCGCGGTCGCGGAGATCGGCTTGCGGCGCGCCACCGGCTCGACCGGCGCGCGGCGGGCCGCGGACGGGTCGGCGGGGACGCGGCGCGGCGCGGGCGGCTCCGGCGGAGTGCGGCGCGAGGCCGGTGGCTCCGGGGGCGTACGGCGAGCGGGCGGCGTGCGCCGGACCGGCTCCGAGGCTCCCTGTTGACCTTGCGGACGACGGGGCTGACCTGCGGAGGGACGACGAGGAGGCACGGGCCTGCCGCGGGCGTCGCCCGCATCGCCAGGCCGTGGCGGCCGTTTGTCCACACCCAACTCCTACTCGTGCGCGCTTTCTCCAACGGTCGCCCGGCTACGCCACGTAGGACGCCCGTACGGTCCGCGAGGTTGCGCAAAGCGTGACACAGACGTGTTACCGGACTGGTCATCCGGTGTCCGTCGGGTTCCTGACCTGCGAAGTCGGCCGATCCCGCCGGCTTTCGTAGACTGCCGGAGCCCCCACATCTCCCATCCGAGGTTGTCACCGTGCTGACCATGCAGGACGCGCTCCTGGCGCTGACCAAGTACTGGACCGATCGCGGCTGCATCGTCGTGCAGCCCTTCAACACCGAGGTCGGTGCGGGCACGCTCAACCCGGCGACGGTGCTGCGGGTCCTCGGCCCCGAGCCGTGGCGGGTGGCGTACGTCGAGCCCAGCGTCCGGCCCGACGACGCGCGCTACGGCGAGAACCCGAACCGGTTGCAGACCCACACCCAGTTCCAGGTCATCCTCAAGCCCGACCCCGGCAACCCCCAGGAGCTGTACCTGGGCAGCCTCGAGGCGCTCGGCATCGACATCCGGGCGCACGACGTCCGGTTCGTCGAGGACAACTGGGCCTCGCCCGCGCTCGGCGCGTGGGGGCTCGGCTGGGAGGTGTGGCTGGACGGGCTGGAGATCACCCAGTTCACCTACTTCCAGCAGGCGGGCGGCCAGACGCTCGAACCGGTGTCCGTCGAGGTCACCTACGGCATCGAGCGGATCATGATGGCGCTCCAGGGCGTCGACCACTTCAAGAAGATCGCCTACGCGCCCGGCATCTCCTACGGCGAGGCGTTCGGCCAGGCCGAGTACGAGATGAGCCGGTACTACCTCGACGACGCCGACGTCGACGCCAACAAGCGGCTGTTCGAGGAGTACGCGACCGAGGCCAAGCGGCTGCTGGACCTGCGCCTCCCGGTCCCCGCGCACACGTACGTGCTCAAGTGCTCGCACACGTTCAACGTGCTCGACTCGCGCGGCGCGATCAGCACCACCGAGCGCGCCCGCGCCTTCGCCCGGATGCGGGGCCTCGCCCGCGAGGTGTCCGCGCTGTGGGCGGAGCGCCGCGCCGAGCTGGGGCACCCGCTGGGCGTCGCGGAGGCGCCCGCCCCCGCGGTCGCGCCAACGGCGTTCGCGGAGGTCTCCGAGCCCGCGACGCTGCTGTTCGAGATCGGCACGGAGGAGCTGCCGCCGTCCGAGGTGACCAGGACCGCGGAGGCGGTCCGCGCGGCCGTCACGGACAAGCTGGGGGCCACCAGGCTCACCCACGGCGCCGTCGAGGTGCACGGCACGCCGCGCCGGATCGTGGTGCTGGTCGCCGATGTGGCGCCGCGCGAGCCGGACGCCGAGCGCACCGTGCGCGGGCCCAAGGTGGCCGCCGCGTTCGACGCCGCCGGTGAGCCCACCAAGGCCGTGCAGGGCTTCGCCCGCGGCCAGAAGGTCGAGCTGTCCGAGCTGGGCCGGGTGACCGAGAACGGCGTCGAGCACGTCGCGCTGGTCAAGACCGAGACCGGCCGGGGCGCCGTCGAGGTGCTCAGCGGGCTGCTCGGCGAGGTCGTGGCCGAGCTGCGGTCCGAGAAGAACATGAAGTGGAACGACCCGAAGCTGTCGTTCACCCGCCCGATCCGCTGGCTGCTCGCGCTGCTCGGCGAGACCGCGGTGCCGATCGCGGTGTCCACGCTCCAGGCGGGCACCACGACCCGCGTGCACCGCACCGCCGCCGAGCCCGAGGTGGCCGTGACCACGGCCGACGGCTACGTGGAGTTCCTGACGGGACACGGCATCGACGTCGACGCGTCCGTGCGACAGGCCAAGATCGTGGCGGCCGCGACCGAGCTGGCCGCGTCCGTCGGCGGCGCGGTCGACTTCACCGCCGAGGCAGGTGTGCTGGCCGAGGTGACGAACCTCGTCGAGTGGCCGACGCCGATCCTG
This window contains:
- a CDS encoding MurT ligase domain-containing protein, with protein sequence MSSKLSQKMGLGAGGMIGGRVALKLDPQALRRLTTGRRVALVTGTNGKTTSTMMLSRAVTALGEVATNHSGANMPDGHVTALSKQPDAPYAVLEVDEGYFPAVAAAAQPDVVVLLNLSRDQLDRVGEVRTIERSLRDTISRLRGCTVIANCDDIMVTSAAKDAHRVVWVATGTGWHHDSASCPRCGEPIRWQGEHWQCSTCDLARPKPDWVTTDGFLIAPNASKVALSLRLPGKFNQANAVMATAAAAALGVQIEEAVRRLRGVSNVAGRYRTIQRSGHTARLLLSKNPAGWSETLTVVKESDHPAVLVINANEADGRDLSWLWDVPFERLRGRTVIASGERATDLAVRLTYAEVEHKIVPDPLLAIDALPQGAVEVIANYTAFRDLNARSAGE
- a CDS encoding helix-turn-helix domain-containing protein; translation: MQIDTAAYQRVLGDELRSLRKQRGWTRKELNSRLQSEISLQTLATYELGTRQVSVVRLVEICAALAVPAHEVLARVHERVFGDTPTGHLSLNLVAVVADERPELQPLRRWAQGRLQALPMGQSPQVHLDLPALEYMAQLCQLSTVELIRALRDLGGTARR
- a CDS encoding glycine--tRNA ligase, which gives rise to MQDALLALTKYWTDRGCIVVQPFNTEVGAGTLNPATVLRVLGPEPWRVAYVEPSVRPDDARYGENPNRLQTHTQFQVILKPDPGNPQELYLGSLEALGIDIRAHDVRFVEDNWASPALGAWGLGWEVWLDGLEITQFTYFQQAGGQTLEPVSVEVTYGIERIMMALQGVDHFKKIAYAPGISYGEAFGQAEYEMSRYYLDDADVDANKRLFEEYATEAKRLLDLRLPVPAHTYVLKCSHTFNVLDSRGAISTTERARAFARMRGLAREVSALWAERRAELGHPLGVAEAPAPAVAPTAFAEVSEPATLLFEIGTEELPPSEVTRTAEAVRAAVTDKLGATRLTHGAVEVHGTPRRIVVLVADVAPREPDAERTVRGPKVAAAFDAAGEPTKAVQGFARGQKVELSELGRVTENGVEHVALVKTETGRGAVEVLSGLLGEVVAELRSEKNMKWNDPKLSFTRPIRWLLALLGETAVPIAVSTLQAGTTTRVHRTAAEPEVAVTTADGYVEFLTGHGIDVDASVRQAKIVAAATELAASVGGAVDFTAEAGVLAEVTNLVEWPTPILGGFEERYLDLPGEILTTVMRKHQRYLPVRNADGELLPHFVAVANGSIDADRVRSGNEAVLRARYEDAAFFWRADLKTPLEDMKTGLAKLTFADKLGSMADRADRIASLATTLATHVDLGGADATLKRAGELAKFDLGSQMVIELSSLAGTMAREYARHAGETDEVAQALFEMEQPRSAGDPLPASTSGALLSLADRFDLLAGLFGIGANPTGSSDPFGLRRAALGAVSVLRAFPELRAITLPVALEAARAQLGLDVPAETVAAAREFAVRRYEQALLDAGHDHRFVNAVLPLADAPVVADETLTELTGLAGDPSFGSLVAALQRVRRIVPAETAGTYDASALTEPAEVALHRAFSGLGSRPEGLAAFVAATTALTAPINTFFDEVLVMAEDPAVKAARLGLLASIRDHAAPVLDWQALGTALA
- a CDS encoding ElyC/SanA/YdcF family protein, whose amino-acid sequence is MRGLLKWVGGVLTWVRLRWRRVLVVGGLLVGVGFVPFAWVLVSSAPYRYEASEVPEVPVALVLGAGLTGEGEPTPFLAGRLDVAADLYARGKVSVLLVSGDNSRDDYDEPGAMRAYLVGRGVPREAVVADYAGVDTWDSCARARRIFGVEKLTVVTQEFHLPRAVALCRAAGLEAFGVGHDTFGDYTRGTSYGWFRESLASGKAMWDALVAQPDPQFLGPVELGVTAALTR
- a CDS encoding LCP family protein, whose protein sequence is MARRKPISATAPTERVAPARAVRPPSERPKAVPERLESPSRRVPPRQPAASGGSIARRSVVSLLSVAVLLGTGYAWQNLKSFTDNLTTTDVINAGAGGEKPADGAIDILMVGMDSRTDAKGNPLPQQILDELQAGGSDDGGLNTDTLILMHIPNDGKKAVAMSFPRDSYVKIANGYGRHKINSAFAYGKNDSAAELTNKGGLDPAEIELESKKEGAKNLIATIQDLTGVTIDHYAEINLVGFYDITKAVGGVDVCLNEATQDDFSGADFAAGQQTIEGKAALAFVRQRHGLLRGDLDRVVRQQVFMAGLAKKMLSAGVLSDQTKTTNLINAVTKSIVLDKDWDILNFANQMKSLSGGAMEFQTIPTGDPELETPEDGQAIEIDEAAVKKFVKGLTEEPGASSAPSTPSKPFDNASVTVEVRNASGVPGLAAQVLESLTAKGFVSGDAANAEVNASASSVKYGKGGDEGAAAVAKILGGVEVEQDNDIQVGHVRVFVGSDYAGPGAQGLVGGGGVGLDGVREQQPSAEAPITADGVRCVN